A genomic window from Streptomyces sp. NBC_00234 includes:
- a CDS encoding aldo/keto reductase, with translation MKHINLGDLEVSRIGLGAMGMSHGYTGSGTDEAESVRTVHRALELGVTLIDTAEIYGPYTNEELLSRALKGRRDQVVLATKFGLVSHAGKGPWNLDSSPVNIRTAVEGSLRRLGTDHIDLYYQHRVDPDTPIEETAGAVGELIAEGKVRFFGLSEAGPDTIRRAHAVHPVTAVQSEYSLWTRGVEERVLPVLRELRIGLVPFSPLGRGFLTGTVRTTDQFDEDDFRRDNPRFSGENLRRNQAIADEVQALAAEAGATPAQVALAWLLAQGNDIAPIPGTKRVTRVEENTAADGIELTAAQIGTLSSLPPAAGATHTEAQAQMLER, from the coding sequence ATGAAGCACATCAACCTGGGTGACCTGGAGGTTTCCCGGATCGGTCTGGGTGCGATGGGGATGTCGCACGGCTACACCGGATCCGGGACTGACGAGGCGGAGTCGGTCCGAACCGTGCACCGGGCGCTGGAGCTGGGCGTCACGCTGATCGACACCGCCGAGATCTACGGCCCCTACACCAACGAGGAACTCCTCAGCCGGGCCCTGAAAGGCCGCCGGGACCAGGTGGTGCTGGCGACGAAGTTCGGCCTCGTCTCGCACGCGGGCAAGGGCCCGTGGAACCTCGACAGCAGCCCTGTCAACATCCGAACGGCCGTCGAGGGCTCGCTCAGGCGCCTGGGTACCGACCACATCGATCTGTACTACCAACACCGGGTCGATCCGGACACCCCGATCGAGGAGACGGCCGGCGCGGTCGGCGAGTTGATCGCCGAGGGCAAGGTCCGCTTCTTCGGCCTGTCCGAGGCAGGCCCGGACACCATCCGCCGCGCCCACGCCGTCCATCCGGTGACCGCGGTGCAGTCGGAGTACTCGCTGTGGACCCGGGGCGTGGAGGAGCGGGTCCTGCCGGTCCTGCGCGAGCTGCGTATCGGCCTGGTGCCGTTCTCACCACTGGGCCGCGGCTTCCTGACGGGCACGGTCCGCACCACCGACCAGTTCGACGAGGACGACTTCCGGCGCGACAACCCACGCTTCAGCGGCGAGAACCTCCGGCGCAATCAGGCGATCGCCGACGAGGTCCAGGCCCTCGCCGCCGAGGCGGGCGCGACGCCCGCTCAGGTCGCGTTGGCCTGGCTGCTCGCGCAGGGCAACGACATCGCCCCGATTCCCGGCACCAAGCGTGTGACCCGGGTCGAGGAGAACACCGCCGCCGACGGCATCGAGCTCACCGCTGCCCAGATCGGCACGCTCAGCAGTCTGCCGCCCGCCGCCGGCGCGACGCACACCGAGGCCCAGGCACAGATGCTCGAACGCTGA
- a CDS encoding helix-turn-helix transcriptional regulator — translation MAPEQNTGGDELARFLRARRTQTSPQSAGLTPGPGVRLTPGPGVRRTPGLRREELATLAGVSIDYYTRLERAKETRPSPAVIDALARALQLDDAEHQHLRDLAVRAARYAPQAAPPPSRTVRPHLKLLLETLRPSPAYVVSRSMDVLAHNPGGLALYAGIDDWPATQRNLARYLFLHPAAREVLPDWDNQIRGCVARLRALAGTDPDAPDLTHLVGELLLKSPDFAGLWERYEVTGRKITTKTFQHPRVGTLTLHFQGMALEGTPGQRMGIYTAEPGTPDHDAMLLLDLTAPHTEPAPSPQKR, via the coding sequence ATGGCACCCGAGCAGAACACCGGCGGCGACGAGCTGGCGCGCTTCCTGCGCGCCCGCCGCACCCAGACCAGCCCCCAGTCCGCCGGCCTCACCCCCGGCCCGGGCGTGCGCCTCACCCCCGGCCCGGGCGTGCGCCGCACCCCCGGCCTGCGCCGGGAGGAACTGGCCACGCTCGCCGGCGTCAGCATCGACTACTACACCCGCCTTGAACGCGCCAAGGAAACCCGCCCCAGCCCGGCCGTGATCGACGCCTTGGCCCGTGCCCTGCAGCTCGACGACGCCGAGCACCAGCACCTGCGCGACCTCGCCGTCCGCGCCGCCCGCTACGCACCCCAGGCCGCCCCGCCCCCCAGCCGGACCGTACGCCCCCACCTGAAGCTGCTGCTGGAGACGTTGCGCCCGAGCCCGGCCTACGTCGTCAGCCGCAGCATGGACGTGCTCGCCCACAACCCCGGCGGCCTCGCCCTGTACGCGGGCATCGACGACTGGCCCGCCACCCAGCGCAACCTCGCCCGCTACCTCTTCCTCCACCCCGCCGCCCGCGAGGTCCTCCCCGACTGGGACAACCAGATCCGCGGCTGCGTCGCCCGCCTGCGCGCACTGGCCGGCACCGATCCCGACGCCCCCGACCTCACCCACCTCGTCGGCGAGCTGCTCCTGAAGAGCCCGGACTTCGCCGGACTGTGGGAACGCTACGAGGTCACCGGCCGCAAGATCACCACCAAGACCTTCCAGCACCCCCGGGTCGGCACGCTCACCCTCCACTTCCAGGGCATGGCCCTCGAAGGCACCCCGGGCCAGCGCATGGGCATCTACACCGCCGAACCCGGCACCCCCGACCACGACGCCATGCTCCTGCTCGACCTGACCGCCCCCCACACCGAGCCGGCACCCTCCCCTCAGAAGCGGTAG
- a CDS encoding MBL fold metallo-hydrolase, with translation MKTTLTSIGTATVILEVGGLTLLTDPAFDHAPTEYPTGPVTLRSLAGPAVEAADLPALDAILLSHDEHPDNLDTAGRALLEGRTVLTTVSGAGRLGGGAVGLAPWQTYELTNERGTLLVTATPGRHAGDVIGFLIRTPDEDEALYVSGDTVYYDELDEIGRRYSVGAAVLHFGAAVVPYFGDDFITMDGAQGARLARSLGAKTVVPVHYDAWDHFTQGRDGIKDAFVRAELDSRLRWPERGVPTVIDTRTSS, from the coding sequence ATGAAGACGACCCTCACCTCCATCGGGACCGCGACCGTCATCCTCGAAGTGGGCGGTCTTACCCTCCTGACCGATCCAGCCTTCGACCACGCACCCACGGAGTACCCGACAGGGCCCGTCACCCTTCGCAGCCTCGCAGGCCCCGCCGTCGAGGCTGCGGACCTGCCGGCCCTCGACGCCATCCTGCTCAGCCACGACGAGCACCCCGACAACCTGGATACCGCGGGCCGGGCGCTGCTCGAGGGCCGGACCGTCCTCACCACCGTCAGCGGTGCCGGGCGGCTCGGTGGCGGCGCGGTCGGACTCGCGCCGTGGCAGACGTACGAACTCACCAACGAGCGCGGAACGCTGCTCGTCACCGCCACCCCGGGCCGCCATGCCGGTGATGTGATCGGCTTCCTGATCCGTACACCCGACGAGGACGAGGCCCTCTACGTATCCGGCGACACGGTCTACTACGACGAGCTCGACGAGATCGGTCGGCGCTACTCCGTCGGGGCCGCGGTCCTCCACTTCGGCGCCGCCGTCGTGCCGTACTTCGGTGATGACTTCATCACCATGGACGGCGCGCAAGGGGCGCGGCTGGCACGGTCACTGGGCGCCAAGACGGTCGTGCCCGTCCACTACGACGCCTGGGACCACTTCACCCAGGGTCGCGACGGCATCAAGGACGCCTTCGTCCGTGCGGAGTTGGACAGCCGCCTACGCTGGCCGGAGCGCGGCGTCCCGACCGTGATCGACACCCGCACGTCCTCCTGA
- a CDS encoding winged helix-turn-helix transcriptional regulator, with the protein MVTKQLKGSPDEADLTRADSLAREIFSEIANKWALLIIESLGERTLRFTELRNAVEGISHKMLTQNLRMLERNGLVDRNVHPTVPPRVEYTLTEAGQALRATVDGMCDWTHRYFGHIETSRHRFDA; encoded by the coding sequence ATGGTGACCAAGCAGCTCAAAGGCTCGCCCGACGAAGCAGACCTCACACGCGCGGACTCATTGGCACGGGAGATCTTCTCGGAGATCGCCAACAAGTGGGCGCTCCTGATCATCGAGTCCCTCGGTGAGCGCACGCTGCGGTTCACTGAACTGCGGAACGCGGTCGAGGGGATCAGCCACAAGATGCTCACCCAGAACCTCCGCATGCTGGAACGCAACGGCCTGGTCGACCGGAACGTGCACCCCACCGTGCCGCCGCGGGTCGAGTACACCCTCACTGAGGCGGGCCAGGCCCTCCGGGCGACCGTCGACGGAATGTGTGACTGGACCCACCGGTACTTCGGACACATCGAGACCTCCCGCCACCGCTTCGATGCCTGA
- a CDS encoding alpha/beta hydrolase, which translates to MSTSRRTKAFAACVAVLLAASATTTATAAEPDPFARFLDQHVDWHACALGAGDDLGQALDAAGAACAGITVPLDYADPGGRTITVALSRLQATDTAHRVGPLLLNDGGPAGPGLHMPLTKSEVMGDVADRYDLIGMDPRFVGRSTPLDCGWDLGSAPLRSAGADLAAYREEVAVARELAGRCERAHGDVLPYVTTRNTARDMDVIRAALGEDALSYLGYSYGSYLGEVYTQLFPGRTDRMVLDGVNSPERYSHTLLRGAEAANEAALRAWASWAAARHDTYGLGTTRGKVLATVEHILGAAAEEPLRIGEAYLLDEHVLPAIFIGGLGSDLDERRADLAETVRLLARAADREPVEPSETLAGQLEFLLTGAGSAPAGQMTAIVCGDVAERRGVGSYWRAVEESRERYPLTGPLANNITPCEFWDRPAEAPTVLDNDVPALLVAATGDPRTLYADAEAMREQWPSSRLLTVEGARQHGLYGEYGNACVDEHVNAYLRTGRLPAHDLTCEP; encoded by the coding sequence ATGTCAACTTCCCGACGCACCAAGGCATTCGCGGCGTGTGTGGCGGTGCTGCTCGCCGCCTCCGCGACGACCACCGCCACCGCTGCCGAACCGGACCCGTTCGCCCGCTTCCTCGACCAGCACGTCGACTGGCACGCCTGCGCCCTCGGCGCCGGCGACGACCTGGGCCAGGCGCTGGACGCCGCCGGCGCCGCCTGCGCCGGCATCACCGTGCCGCTCGACTACGCCGACCCCGGCGGTCGCACCATCACCGTCGCCCTGTCCCGCCTGCAGGCCACCGACACCGCCCACCGCGTCGGCCCACTGCTGCTCAACGACGGCGGACCGGCCGGCCCCGGCCTCCACATGCCACTGACCAAGTCGGAGGTGATGGGAGACGTCGCCGACCGTTACGACCTGATCGGCATGGACCCGCGGTTCGTCGGCCGGAGCACCCCGCTGGACTGCGGCTGGGACCTCGGCTCCGCCCCCCTCCGCTCCGCGGGCGCCGACCTGGCGGCGTACCGCGAGGAGGTCGCCGTCGCGCGCGAGCTGGCCGGGCGGTGCGAGCGCGCCCACGGCGACGTGCTGCCGTACGTCACCACCCGCAACACCGCCCGCGACATGGACGTCATCCGCGCCGCCCTCGGCGAGGACGCCCTGTCCTACCTCGGCTACTCCTACGGCAGTTACCTCGGTGAGGTCTACACGCAGCTCTTCCCCGGCCGCACCGACCGCATGGTGCTCGACGGCGTCAACTCCCCGGAGCGCTACAGCCACACGCTGCTGCGCGGCGCTGAGGCGGCCAACGAGGCGGCCCTGCGCGCGTGGGCGTCATGGGCCGCCGCACGGCACGACACCTACGGGCTGGGCACCACGCGCGGCAAGGTCCTGGCAACGGTGGAGCACATCCTCGGTGCCGCCGCGGAAGAGCCGCTGAGGATCGGGGAGGCGTATCTGCTGGACGAGCACGTGCTCCCCGCCATCTTCATCGGCGGCCTGGGCAGCGACCTCGACGAGCGGCGCGCCGACCTGGCCGAGACCGTGCGTCTCCTGGCGCGCGCTGCGGACCGGGAACCGGTCGAGCCGTCCGAAACGCTCGCCGGGCAGCTGGAGTTCCTACTGACCGGGGCAGGTTCCGCCCCCGCCGGCCAGATGACCGCGATCGTCTGCGGCGACGTGGCCGAGCGGCGCGGCGTCGGCAGTTACTGGCGCGCGGTCGAGGAATCCCGTGAGCGCTACCCCCTCACCGGGCCGTTGGCCAACAACATCACCCCTTGCGAGTTCTGGGACCGGCCTGCCGAGGCACCGACCGTGCTCGACAACGACGTCCCGGCCCTGCTCGTCGCCGCCACCGGCGACCCCCGCACCCTCTACGCCGATGCCGAGGCCATGCGCGAGCAGTGGCCGAGCTCCCGGCTGCTCACCGTGGAGGGCGCCCGCCAGCACGGCCTGTACGGCGAGTACGGCAACGCCTGCGTCGACGAGCACGTCAACGCCTACCTGCGCACGGGACGGCTCCCCGCGCACGACCTGACCTGCGAGCCGTAG
- a CDS encoding aldo/keto reductase, with the protein MQTVALNNGIEMPILGFGVYQIQPEQTEQAVSDALAAGYRLLDTAAAYGNEEAVGRAIKNSGIPREELFVTTKLWVQDAPAEANTHRAFETSLAKLGLDHVDLYLMHQPYGDVYGQWRAMEAVNREGLAKAIGVANFYPDRLLDLILNNEVTPAVNQIETHPFFQRTADHDLMREHGVQHQSWGGFAEGRNNLFAHPVLGEIGRTHDKSAAQVVLRWLVQRSIVTIPKSVRPDRMAQNFDVFDFELTDAQMARITALDTGTTLFFDHHDPEMVAWLSKRRLDS; encoded by the coding sequence GTGCAGACTGTCGCCCTGAACAACGGCATCGAGATGCCGATTCTCGGCTTCGGCGTCTACCAGATCCAGCCGGAGCAGACCGAGCAGGCCGTCTCCGACGCCCTCGCCGCGGGCTACCGGCTCCTCGACACCGCCGCCGCCTACGGCAACGAGGAGGCTGTCGGCCGCGCCATCAAGAACAGCGGGATCCCGCGCGAGGAGCTCTTCGTCACCACCAAGCTCTGGGTCCAGGACGCCCCCGCCGAGGCCAACACCCACCGCGCCTTCGAGACGTCCCTGGCCAAGCTGGGCCTGGATCACGTCGACCTGTACCTGATGCATCAGCCCTACGGCGATGTCTACGGCCAGTGGCGCGCGATGGAGGCCGTCAACCGCGAGGGACTGGCCAAGGCGATCGGCGTCGCCAACTTCTACCCCGATCGGCTCCTGGACCTCATCCTCAACAACGAGGTCACCCCTGCGGTCAACCAGATCGAGACCCACCCGTTCTTCCAGCGCACCGCCGACCACGACCTGATGCGTGAGCACGGAGTGCAGCACCAGTCGTGGGGCGGATTCGCCGAAGGCAGGAACAACCTGTTCGCCCACCCCGTCCTTGGCGAGATCGGCAGGACGCACGACAAGTCCGCGGCACAGGTCGTCCTTCGCTGGCTTGTCCAGCGGAGCATCGTCACCATCCCCAAGTCGGTCCGCCCCGACCGGATGGCGCAGAACTTCGACGTCTTCGACTTCGAACTCACCGACGCCCAGATGGCGCGTATCACCGCCCTCGACACCGGCACGACGCTGTTCTTCGACCACCACGACCCGGAGATGGTCGCCTGGCTCAGCAAGCGCCGCCTGGACAGCTGA
- a CDS encoding zinc-dependent alcohol dehydrogenase family protein encodes MRATLLYGADDVRVEDVADPKIQNPTDAVVRIVVSCVCGSDLWPYKSAPPTDSPRHMGHEFLGVVEEIGREVTVVTPGDVVVAPFVYSDNTCAFCREGLQTSCVHGGQWGVNGVDGGQGQAARVPFADGTLVKLPVGEDSELLPDLLTLSDVLCTGYHAARTAGVQRGDTVTVIGDGAVGLGGVISAQLLGAEQIILMGRHRARTDLGLEFGATAVVAERGEEGVARVKELTGGEGTHKVLECVGLKDAIVQSFGVVRDGGTISRVGAPQFTDVPFGFGDFMRNITLTGGVAPARAYIEELMPHILDGSIRPGRVFDRTVGLEEIGEGYRAMNDREALKVLVRP; translated from the coding sequence ATGCGCGCCACCCTGCTGTACGGTGCCGACGACGTCCGTGTCGAGGACGTCGCCGACCCGAAGATCCAGAACCCTACCGACGCGGTCGTGCGGATCGTTGTGTCGTGCGTCTGCGGCAGTGACCTGTGGCCGTACAAGTCCGCGCCGCCCACGGACAGCCCTCGCCACATGGGTCATGAGTTCCTCGGTGTCGTCGAGGAGATCGGCCGCGAGGTCACCGTCGTCACGCCTGGTGATGTGGTCGTGGCCCCGTTCGTCTACAGCGACAACACCTGCGCCTTCTGCCGTGAGGGTCTGCAGACCTCGTGCGTGCACGGCGGCCAGTGGGGTGTGAACGGTGTCGACGGCGGTCAGGGCCAGGCCGCCCGCGTCCCGTTCGCGGACGGCACTCTGGTGAAGCTGCCGGTCGGCGAGGACTCAGAGCTGCTCCCGGACCTGCTCACCTTGTCGGACGTCCTGTGCACCGGCTACCACGCCGCCCGCACGGCGGGCGTTCAGCGCGGCGACACGGTCACGGTGATCGGCGACGGAGCCGTGGGGCTGGGCGGCGTCATCAGTGCGCAGCTGCTGGGCGCCGAGCAGATCATCCTCATGGGCCGCCATCGTGCGCGTACGGACCTGGGCCTCGAATTCGGCGCCACCGCCGTGGTCGCCGAGCGCGGCGAGGAGGGCGTCGCCAGGGTGAAGGAGCTGACCGGCGGCGAGGGCACCCACAAGGTCCTGGAATGCGTCGGGCTGAAGGACGCGATCGTGCAGAGCTTCGGCGTGGTCCGCGACGGCGGCACGATCAGCCGCGTCGGCGCCCCGCAGTTCACCGACGTGCCGTTCGGTTTCGGAGACTTCATGCGCAACATCACCCTCACCGGCGGCGTCGCCCCGGCCCGCGCCTACATCGAAGAGCTCATGCCGCACATCCTCGACGGCTCGATCCGTCCCGGCCGGGTCTTCGACCGCACCGTCGGCCTGGAGGAGATCGGCGAGGGCTACCGGGCCATGAACGACCGCGAGGCTCTCAAGGTCCTCGTCCGTCCCTGA
- a CDS encoding carboxymuconolactone decarboxylase family protein — translation MTARRPNAAATAAHERLFAALGGADAQVKGHVAANLNVGNTRNALIAVLTGLLPFIGYPRTLNALAAVDAITPADEAPPSKDHA, via the coding sequence GTGACCGCCCGCAGGCCCAACGCCGCCGCCACCGCCGCGCACGAGCGGCTCTTCGCCGCGCTCGGCGGGGCGGACGCCCAGGTGAAGGGACATGTCGCCGCCAACCTCAACGTCGGCAATACCCGGAACGCCCTGATCGCCGTCCTGACCGGGCTGCTGCCGTTCATCGGCTACCCCCGCACCCTGAACGCCCTGGCCGCAGTCGACGCCATCACCCCGGCCGATGAGGCCCCGCCCTCGAAGGACCACGCATGA
- a CDS encoding RidA family protein translates to MAITLVNPEGLTKVDLYRQVSVATGSKLIFVAGQVAWDADGTTVGEGDLAAQVEQCYLNIGTALAEVGASFDNVVKLTVYLVDWTPDKMPLFTEGVARASARLGVSPTPPLTGVGVPALAGPDFLVEVEATAVID, encoded by the coding sequence ATGGCCATCACCCTGGTGAACCCCGAAGGACTGACGAAGGTCGACCTCTACCGACAGGTGTCGGTCGCCACTGGGTCGAAGCTGATCTTCGTCGCCGGGCAGGTCGCCTGGGATGCCGATGGCACCACTGTCGGCGAAGGCGACCTCGCCGCTCAGGTCGAGCAGTGCTATCTCAACATCGGCACCGCCCTTGCCGAGGTCGGTGCTTCCTTCGACAACGTGGTGAAACTGACCGTCTACCTCGTCGACTGGACCCCCGACAAGATGCCCCTGTTCACCGAGGGGGTCGCTCGGGCGTCGGCGAGGCTGGGGGTGTCCCCGACCCCTCCGCTCACAGGAGTGGGTGTGCCCGCCCTGGCCGGGCCCGACTTTCTGGTCGAGGTCGAGGCCACCGCGGTCATCGACTGA
- a CDS encoding DUF3237 domain-containing protein: MSFTPALDFVFEIRAEVSGTLHIGNGDGEVTEFTPITGGGVDGPRLRGKVLPGGGDWSSTRGEVCELEARYLLQAEDGAVIDVVNRGYYRPKADTPDQFDGEVQVSEAGHYYRTSPVFRTDAPAHRWLAETVFVGLARPDGDTTVVIRMYALK, from the coding sequence ATGTCCTTTACTCCCGCCCTCGACTTCGTGTTCGAGATCCGTGCCGAGGTATCCGGCACGCTGCACATAGGCAATGGCGACGGGGAGGTCACCGAGTTCACCCCCATCACCGGTGGCGGCGTGGACGGGCCCCGGCTGCGCGGGAAGGTCCTTCCTGGCGGAGGCGACTGGAGCAGCACGCGCGGAGAGGTGTGCGAACTGGAGGCCCGTTACCTGCTCCAGGCGGAGGACGGCGCCGTGATCGACGTCGTCAATCGCGGCTACTACCGCCCCAAGGCCGACACCCCGGACCAGTTCGACGGGGAAGTGCAGGTCTCGGAGGCGGGCCACTACTACCGCACGTCGCCGGTCTTCCGTACGGACGCCCCCGCTCACCGCTGGCTCGCGGAGACGGTCTTCGTGGGGCTCGCCCGCCCGGACGGCGACACCACCGTCGTCATCCGTATGTACGCGCTCAAGTAG
- a CDS encoding DUF2255 family protein, whose amino-acid sequence MKQWNSAELEKIGAAEELDLESERVDGALRDPVTMWVVRAGDHLYVRSVKGTTGPWYRGTQSRHQGRIAAGGIRRQVTFQAADPGEYGDVDAAYRNKYGHYTSIVEHVLTDQSRASTLRLEPR is encoded by the coding sequence ATGAAGCAGTGGAACAGCGCTGAGCTGGAGAAGATCGGCGCCGCGGAGGAACTGGACCTCGAGTCCGAGCGGGTCGACGGCGCGTTGCGCGATCCGGTGACGATGTGGGTCGTCCGTGCCGGTGACCACCTGTACGTCCGCTCGGTCAAAGGCACGACGGGGCCGTGGTACCGCGGAACGCAGTCCCGCCACCAGGGCCGCATCGCAGCCGGCGGCATACGCCGGCAGGTCACCTTCCAGGCGGCAGACCCGGGCGAGTACGGGGACGTGGACGCCGCCTACCGGAACAAGTACGGGCACTACACCAGCATCGTCGAACACGTCCTGACCGATCAGTCCCGGGCCTCCACCCTGCGCCTGGAACCGCGCTGA
- a CDS encoding alcohol dehydrogenase catalytic domain-containing protein, which translates to MRATFMYGPGDVRVENVPDPRIVEPTDAIVRITLACVCGSDLHPYHSMDKTDQGVPMGHEFLGVVEETGSAVTGLKRGDFVVSPFAFADNTCPICRDGFHTACPHGGWYGAGGVGGAQAEAIRVPQAGGTLVKIPADVDKALLPSLLALSDVYLTGYHAAHMGRVEAGKTVTVIGDGAVGLSAVLASRRMGAERIILMGRHTSRTDLGRAWGATDVVAERGAEGIAEVMDLTGGEGSHVVLEAVGLMPAYEQAYGIVRAGGIISRVGVPQYEEAPVGFGSLFGKNAGLTGGPAPVRAYIEQTIPDVLAGRIDPGRVFDAEVGLDQVADAYTSMDERSRLKVLVRP; encoded by the coding sequence ATGCGCGCCACCTTCATGTACGGCCCCGGCGACGTCCGGGTCGAGAACGTCCCCGACCCCCGGATCGTCGAGCCAACGGACGCGATCGTCAGGATCACCCTGGCCTGCGTCTGCGGCTCCGACCTGCACCCCTACCACTCCATGGACAAGACCGACCAGGGTGTCCCGATGGGGCACGAGTTCCTCGGAGTGGTCGAAGAGACCGGCTCGGCGGTCACCGGCCTCAAGCGCGGCGACTTCGTCGTCTCCCCGTTCGCCTTCGCCGACAACACCTGTCCGATCTGCCGGGACGGCTTCCACACCGCCTGTCCGCACGGCGGCTGGTACGGCGCCGGAGGCGTCGGCGGCGCCCAGGCCGAGGCCATCCGTGTTCCCCAGGCAGGCGGCACCCTGGTGAAGATCCCCGCAGACGTGGACAAGGCTCTCCTGCCCTCGCTGCTCGCCCTGAGCGACGTCTACCTCACCGGCTACCACGCCGCCCACATGGGCCGGGTCGAGGCAGGTAAGACCGTCACCGTGATCGGCGACGGTGCGGTGGGTTTGTCCGCCGTACTGGCCTCCCGCCGCATGGGTGCCGAGCGCATCATCCTCATGGGCCGCCACACCTCCCGCACCGACCTGGGACGCGCGTGGGGCGCGACCGACGTCGTGGCCGAGCGCGGCGCGGAGGGCATCGCCGAGGTGATGGACCTGACCGGCGGCGAGGGCTCCCACGTGGTCCTGGAGGCGGTCGGGCTGATGCCCGCCTATGAGCAGGCGTACGGCATCGTGCGAGCCGGCGGGATCATCTCCCGCGTCGGCGTACCTCAGTACGAGGAGGCGCCCGTCGGCTTCGGGTCGCTGTTCGGGAAGAACGCCGGTCTGACCGGTGGCCCCGCCCCCGTGCGCGCCTACATCGAGCAGACCATTCCCGACGTCCTGGCGGGCCGCATCGATCCCGGCCGGGTCTTCGACGCCGAGGTCGGCCTCGACCAGGTCGCCGACGCCTACACGTCCATGGACGAACGCAGCCGACTGAAGGTGCTGGTGCGCCCGTGA
- a CDS encoding DUF6243 family protein produces the protein MTVSKNINNPVGMGGGQRKRLSRAERQNNGPHRNLDRQGAADQKAELVRKMREKAAAAEGAGQTGDDAAQS, from the coding sequence GTGACCGTGAGCAAGAACATCAACAACCCCGTGGGCATGGGCGGCGGCCAGCGCAAGAGGCTGTCCCGCGCCGAACGCCAGAACAACGGTCCGCACCGCAACCTCGACCGCCAGGGTGCAGCCGACCAGAAGGCGGAGCTGGTGCGCAAGATGCGCGAGAAGGCAGCCGCAGCCGAGGGCGCCGGGCAGACGGGCGACGACGCCGCACAGAGCTGA
- a CDS encoding SDR family oxidoreductase, whose protein sequence is MTSRTWLITGVSSGFGNALTTQLLERGEHVIGTVRNLDKVADLQKQYPDTFRAEILDVTDTAAVRTVVDGAFAVGRVDVIVSNAGYGLFGAAEEITDAQVDHIIATNLTGSITLIRAALPHLRAQGGGRIVQMSTYGGQVAFAGNSMYHATKWGIEGFAESVAQEVAPFNIGVTIVEPGGARTEFRYGSAQVAELMPVYDGNPAHAFQAMLDPANGLAPGDPQRMAARIIESVDVSPAPLRMVLGSQALDSTLGVLRDRIDSFEAQRDLAASTDFPTGE, encoded by the coding sequence ATGACCTCCCGTACCTGGCTCATCACCGGTGTCAGCAGTGGTTTCGGCAACGCGCTGACCACCCAGCTCCTCGAGCGTGGCGAACACGTCATCGGTACCGTCCGCAACCTGGACAAGGTCGCCGACCTGCAGAAGCAGTACCCCGACACCTTCCGCGCGGAGATCCTCGACGTCACCGACACCGCCGCCGTACGCACGGTGGTGGACGGAGCTTTCGCCGTCGGCCGCGTCGACGTGATCGTCTCCAACGCCGGATACGGCCTGTTCGGCGCCGCCGAGGAGATCACCGACGCGCAGGTCGACCACATCATCGCCACCAACCTCACCGGTTCCATCACCCTGATCCGCGCCGCCCTGCCGCACCTGCGCGCCCAGGGCGGCGGACGCATCGTGCAGATGTCCACCTACGGCGGGCAGGTCGCCTTCGCCGGCAACTCCATGTACCACGCCACCAAGTGGGGCATCGAGGGCTTCGCCGAGTCCGTAGCCCAGGAGGTCGCCCCCTTCAACATCGGCGTGACGATCGTGGAGCCGGGCGGGGCGCGAACCGAGTTCCGTTACGGCAGTGCGCAGGTCGCCGAACTCATGCCGGTTTACGACGGGAACCCCGCCCACGCCTTTCAGGCGATGCTCGACCCCGCCAACGGCCTTGCGCCCGGCGACCCGCAGCGCATGGCCGCTCGCATCATCGAGTCCGTCGACGTCAGCCCGGCCCCGCTGCGGATGGTGCTTGGATCCCAGGCACTGGATTCCACGCTCGGTGTGCTGCGTGATCGGATCGACAGCTTCGAGGCGCAACGTGACCTGGCGGCCTCCACGGACTTTCCCACCGGGGAATGA